Proteins from one Chloroflexota bacterium genomic window:
- a CDS encoding haloacid dehalogenase produces the protein MSKSTSNLEEIAQRIRADFAARDASREKALRLCREAIRYSANSIRAVHRSEFDQARSSLETARAHLQEAGEALSQHGEMNHTGYLHDSQKEYAEGCITLALVTNGVLPTPESLSVSNAAYLHGLGEAVGEMRRHLLDVIRKDDPSSCEEFLSSMDDIYGVLVTMDFPDALTYGLRRLTDVVRGILEKTRGDLTIAMRQRDLEQKLAHFIK, from the coding sequence ATGTCTAAATCAACTTCCAATCTGGAGGAAATCGCCCAGAGGATTCGAGCGGATTTTGCGGCTAGGGACGCGTCTCGGGAGAAGGCGCTCCGGCTCTGTAGAGAGGCCATTCGCTACAGTGCCAACTCCATCCGTGCTGTTCATCGCAGTGAGTTTGACCAGGCGCGTTCTTCACTGGAAACTGCCCGGGCCCATCTGCAGGAGGCGGGTGAAGCCTTGTCCCAGCACGGTGAAATGAACCATACCGGTTACCTTCATGATTCCCAGAAGGAGTATGCCGAAGGCTGTATCACCCTGGCGCTGGTTACGAACGGTGTTCTGCCCACGCCTGAGTCATTGAGCGTTAGCAATGCCGCCTACCTTCATGGGCTGGGAGAAGCGGTGGGAGAGATGCGGCGCCATCTGCTGGATGTCATCAGGAAAGATGATCCCTCGAGTTGTGAGGAGTTTCTGTCCAGCATGGATGATATCTACGGTGTCCTGGTGACTATGGATTTCCCGGATGCCCTGACCTATGGCTTGAGAAGGTTAACCGATGTAGTCCGGGGTATCCTGGAGAAGACCCGCGGTGATCTGACCATCGCTATGAGGCAGAGGGACCTGGAACAGAAGCTGGCGCATTTTATTAAGTAG